A section of the Leptospira kobayashii genome encodes:
- the fumC gene encoding class II fumarate hydratase encodes MSTRKESDSMGEIEVESSRYWGAQTERSLHHFKIGGDRFPREMIRAFGILKKSAAIVNHELGILPADKKDLILKAADEVISGKLDDHFPLVVWQTGSGTQTNMNVNEVISNRAIEMAGGTMGSKKPIHPNDDVNKAQSSNDTFPTAMHIAAGEQLVHKLIPALKTLRTTLQKKSETFQSVIKIGRTHLQDATPLTLGQEFSGYVQQLTYGIERVERVLPSVYRLALGGTAVGTGLNTHPEFAVKGAAAIAKETGLPFVTAENKFEALAAHDSLVEVSGVLKTIAASLMKIANDVRWLASGPRCGIGEISIPENEPGSSIMPGKVNPTQSEAMTMVAAQVIGNDVAVNVGGASGNFELNVFKPVIIFNVLNSIRLLSDAAISFEEHCARGIEPNKENIQHNLNNSLMLVTALNPHIGYDNAAKIAKTAHKNNSTLKETGIKLGLLTAEQFDQWVRPEDMITPKL; translated from the coding sequence ATGAGCACTAGAAAAGAATCAGATTCAATGGGCGAGATCGAAGTTGAATCCAGCAGATATTGGGGAGCACAAACAGAAAGATCATTGCATCATTTTAAAATTGGCGGAGATCGTTTCCCCAGAGAAATGATTCGTGCTTTCGGGATTCTCAAAAAATCCGCAGCCATCGTAAATCATGAATTGGGAATTCTTCCCGCAGACAAAAAAGATCTGATTCTTAAAGCCGCAGACGAAGTTATATCCGGAAAATTAGACGATCATTTTCCATTGGTGGTTTGGCAAACCGGTTCCGGCACCCAAACCAATATGAATGTGAATGAAGTCATATCCAATCGTGCCATTGAAATGGCGGGTGGAACGATGGGTTCCAAAAAACCGATCCATCCGAACGATGATGTAAACAAAGCACAAAGTTCCAACGATACTTTTCCGACTGCAATGCATATCGCCGCAGGAGAACAACTTGTCCACAAACTCATCCCTGCTCTGAAAACCCTACGTACCACTTTGCAAAAAAAATCGGAAACATTCCAATCCGTAATTAAAATCGGAAGGACTCACCTTCAAGATGCAACTCCTCTTACTTTGGGTCAGGAATTTTCAGGTTATGTGCAACAATTGACTTACGGAATCGAAAGAGTCGAAAGAGTATTACCTTCCGTATATCGTTTAGCGTTAGGTGGAACAGCCGTAGGAACAGGACTTAACACTCATCCAGAATTTGCAGTAAAAGGTGCAGCAGCCATTGCAAAGGAAACAGGACTTCCTTTCGTTACCGCTGAAAACAAATTCGAAGCACTCGCCGCGCATGACTCGCTTGTCGAAGTCAGCGGTGTTTTGAAAACAATCGCCGCTTCTCTTATGAAGATTGCAAACGATGTAAGATGGCTTGCTTCCGGACCACGCTGCGGCATCGGGGAAATCAGTATCCCTGAAAACGAGCCAGGGTCTTCCATTATGCCGGGCAAAGTGAATCCGACTCAATCCGAAGCGATGACCATGGTTGCCGCGCAAGTGATAGGAAACGATGTAGCAGTAAACGTAGGCGGTGCTTCCGGAAACTTCGAATTGAATGTTTTCAAACCAGTGATTATTTTCAATGTATTGAATTCGATCCGACTTCTTTCCGATGCTGCGATCTCTTTTGAAGAACATTGTGCACGCGGAATCGAGCCGAACAAAGAAAACATCCAACACAACTTGAACAACTCACTCATGTTAGTTACTGCACTCAACCCGCACATCGGTTATGACAATGCCGCTAAGATCGCAAAAACAGCTCACAAAAACAATTCCACTTTGAAAGAAACAGGAATCAAACTAGGGCTTTTGACTGCAGAACAATTCGACCAATGGGTAAGACCTGAGGATATGATCACACCTAAGCTCTAA
- a CDS encoding 7TM diverse intracellular signaling domain-containing protein produces MDTKITPRNRFQLSSILKGFWFFSFCLLFLQLPLIAEPQNSVCPSQTILEVSNLDEKLDLSPHLKYFSTNNSLLGIQPIIDSRKNLVFKDTNGVVPNFGNTELDYWFCFHLSNNSAFVTNIIAFIKYPLLDEIDFYDLYSDHSWGKKSQGRLYPFSAREVKYRGFGHLVSLSPGETRTIFVRVATDSSMSVPIYIAKEKDFYEFAMEDNILQGIYFGIVGVMTLYNLFVFFLVKDKAYIYYVIYLIFSSTLFQLSLNGHLPFFFLQNHPYFVWNVHNVLYFIFLFTIFPMCITMMNLKENSLTAYRLFIYLMFFPVICLLLLPVLSYRSMNETGDIFSMFLAFLTLIVAYHVAFKKRYRPARFFFLAFLVVIIGGITSLLKYMGFLPVNVFTENSFQISMAIEVNLMAFGLGDRISMVRKEKERIQIKAEINKQKLIAFQKELILAQKLQESTLPQHIPEPEGIRIKAGYIPASLVGGDFYDIANLGNSEISCLIADVTGHGVPAAIEAAMLKIAYTSSTQFANSPGKILERINQSLVGNYKNQFLTASAIYLDLNQKLLKVANAGHPALYWFKRKEKTIQPIRPKGKLIGFSKELIYPEEVYELSIGDKILLFTDGLWETWERDEKGNKSFADGSGEKELLKWLQERWDEPVSSLYRMMEDHIRTRIKTTSPEDDITFILFEIV; encoded by the coding sequence ATGGACACAAAAATCACACCCAGGAATCGTTTTCAACTTTCGTCGATTCTAAAAGGGTTTTGGTTTTTCAGTTTCTGCCTTCTTTTTCTCCAACTTCCCCTCATCGCAGAACCTCAAAATTCAGTCTGCCCGTCCCAAACCATTTTGGAAGTGAGTAACCTGGATGAAAAATTGGATCTTTCCCCTCATCTCAAGTATTTCAGCACAAACAATTCCTTATTGGGCATCCAACCCATCATTGATTCCAGAAAAAACTTGGTATTCAAAGACACTAACGGAGTCGTTCCCAACTTTGGAAATACCGAATTGGATTATTGGTTTTGTTTTCACCTCTCCAACAATTCCGCTTTTGTAACGAATATAATTGCATTCATCAAATATCCGTTGTTAGATGAAATTGATTTTTACGATCTCTATTCGGATCATTCCTGGGGTAAAAAATCGCAAGGAAGACTTTATCCTTTTTCCGCAAGAGAAGTAAAATACAGAGGATTCGGCCATTTGGTCAGTTTATCACCGGGCGAAACAAGAACCATTTTCGTCAGAGTGGCGACGGATAGTTCGATGTCAGTTCCCATCTACATCGCAAAAGAAAAAGATTTTTATGAATTTGCAATGGAAGACAACATCCTTCAGGGAATCTATTTCGGGATTGTAGGTGTTATGACACTTTACAATCTGTTCGTATTTTTTTTAGTAAAAGACAAAGCTTATATTTATTATGTAATCTATCTTATCTTTTCTTCCACTTTATTTCAATTATCGCTCAACGGACATCTCCCTTTTTTCTTTTTGCAAAATCATCCTTACTTCGTTTGGAACGTACACAACGTACTTTATTTCATCTTTTTATTCACGATATTCCCTATGTGTATTACCATGATGAATCTAAAGGAAAATTCGCTAACCGCCTACAGATTGTTTATTTATCTGATGTTTTTTCCGGTGATTTGTTTGTTACTGCTCCCCGTTTTGTCTTATCGCTCGATGAACGAAACGGGAGATATTTTTTCAATGTTTCTCGCATTTTTAACATTGATCGTCGCTTATCATGTTGCATTTAAAAAAAGATACCGCCCCGCCCGTTTTTTCTTTTTGGCGTTCTTGGTAGTCATCATCGGAGGAATCACATCCCTTTTGAAGTATATGGGATTTCTTCCTGTAAACGTTTTCACTGAAAATTCATTTCAAATTTCAATGGCCATCGAAGTGAATCTGATGGCTTTCGGACTGGGAGATCGGATCTCCATGGTTAGAAAGGAAAAAGAAAGGATTCAGATCAAAGCCGAGATCAACAAACAAAAGTTAATTGCTTTTCAAAAAGAACTCATCTTAGCACAAAAACTTCAGGAATCCACTCTTCCCCAACACATCCCCGAACCGGAAGGAATCCGAATCAAAGCAGGCTATATCCCGGCCTCTCTCGTAGGAGGAGATTTTTACGATATAGCAAATCTGGGAAATTCGGAAATCAGCTGTTTGATTGCGGACGTAACAGGACATGGAGTGCCTGCGGCGATTGAAGCCGCTATGTTAAAAATTGCCTACACCAGCTCCACTCAGTTTGCAAATAGCCCGGGAAAGATCCTGGAACGAATCAATCAATCGTTAGTCGGCAATTATAAAAATCAATTTCTAACCGCTTCAGCCATTTATTTGGATCTCAATCAAAAATTATTGAAAGTCGCAAATGCAGGACACCCTGCACTGTATTGGTTCAAACGCAAAGAAAAAACAATACAACCCATCCGCCCGAAAGGGAAGCTGATCGGATTTTCGAAAGAATTGATTTATCCGGAAGAAGTGTATGAACTTTCCATCGGCGATAAGATTTTACTTTTTACGGACGGACTCTGGGAAACATGGGAAAGAGACGAAAAAGGCAATAAGTCTTTTGCGGACGGATCGGGAGAAAAAGAACTCTTAAAATGGTTACAGGAAAGATGGGATGAACCGGTTTCAAGCCTCTACCGGATGATGGAAGATCATATCCGAACCAGAATCAAAACCACGTCTCCTGAGGACGACATCACTTTCATTCTGTTTGAAATTGTATAA
- a CDS encoding LB_289 family protein, with the protein MKRTELERRERDLRKMEKKKITPGQKESMSVGDYIDGLFGLFRYDEEEIFNASDDEDVLELLENMKGEHPEKQWDVIIRKAVNKTKVAQKDKAYESLRILAGIQPVTT; encoded by the coding sequence ATGAAACGCACAGAATTAGAACGCAGAGAAAGAGATCTGCGAAAAATGGAGAAAAAGAAAATCACACCGGGCCAAAAGGAAAGCATGAGTGTAGGTGACTACATTGATGGTTTATTTGGTCTTTTTCGTTACGACGAAGAAGAGATTTTCAACGCGAGCGATGATGAGGACGTACTGGAATTGTTGGAAAACATGAAAGGCGAACATCCGGAAAAACAATGGGATGTCATCATCCGAAAAGCAGTGAACAAAACAAAAGTAGCTCAAAAAGACAAAGCATACGAATCTCTAAGGATTCTTGCAGGCATTCAGCCTGTCACAACTTAA
- a CDS encoding MbnP family copper-binding protein, translated as MKKLLYMICIAVLSVANCKEKEKSDDTTNFGLLAIAASLSSGITEIPFQIVAGSDTAPKCNKLIQGHSGSVMDTKHISESMNFYIKDARFYVHDVKLVKADGSTVDFTLTSDNKWQTSKVALLDFEDKTGDCTGTTETNTSIKGTAPAGSYVGVQFKVGVPFDLNHLNSTTADAPLNNSGMFWAWASGYIFMKFDWAAKEGAGTSNSFHLGSVGCNGSGTSVLTTSCTYPNRPTITIKTSGSVTWNPTANPVYFDIKALVSGTNSNLSSSGKAYTCMAGNNGGMSGTTAADCKILLNNVGVNETDGTSASVQSTFYLKP; from the coding sequence ATGAAAAAATTATTATATATGATCTGTATTGCGGTTTTGAGTGTCGCAAATTGTAAAGAGAAAGAGAAGTCGGATGATACAACTAACTTTGGTTTGCTTGCGATTGCTGCGAGCCTAAGTTCCGGAATTACTGAAATTCCATTTCAAATTGTGGCGGGATCGGATACCGCACCAAAGTGCAATAAACTGATCCAAGGGCATTCCGGTTCCGTGATGGATACAAAGCATATCTCCGAAAGTATGAACTTCTATATCAAAGATGCAAGATTTTACGTGCATGATGTAAAACTCGTAAAAGCGGACGGATCTACTGTCGATTTTACATTGACTAGCGATAATAAATGGCAGACTTCCAAAGTTGCTCTTCTTGATTTCGAAGATAAAACGGGCGATTGTACCGGGACTACGGAAACAAACACCAGTATCAAAGGGACAGCACCTGCCGGAAGTTATGTGGGAGTTCAGTTCAAAGTGGGTGTTCCTTTCGATTTGAACCATTTGAATAGTACAACTGCGGATGCTCCTTTGAACAATTCGGGAATGTTTTGGGCATGGGCATCGGGATATATTTTTATGAAATTCGATTGGGCTGCCAAAGAAGGAGCTGGAACAAGTAATTCATTTCACTTGGGAAGTGTTGGTTGCAACGGATCGGGAACTTCCGTATTAACTACATCCTGCACATATCCGAATCGTCCTACAATCACGATCAAAACTTCGGGAAGTGTCACTTGGAATCCTACTGCGAATCCGGTGTATTTTGATATCAAAGCACTTGTCAGTGGTACAAATTCGAATTTGAGCAGTTCTGGAAAGGCTTACACTTGTATGGCGGGAAATAACGGTGGAATGAGCGGAACTACCGCCGCAGATTGCAAAATACTTCTGAACAACGTCGGAGTGAACGAAACGGACGGAACTTCTGCGAGTGTCCAAAGCACTTTTTACCTGAAGCCTTAA
- a CDS encoding AAA family ATPase, translated as MDKAKTLILIRGLPGSGKTSFAELLSEGGKYPVFSVDSYFTNKDTGEYLFNYKENHLAYKECENNTKQAMQSSVEKIFIDHTFTLDWEIEPYFKLASSYGYLVFAFTLENRHNGENVHGLTDEQLLKMAKSYKLELLPERLREKK; from the coding sequence ATGGATAAAGCCAAGACATTGATTCTCATTCGCGGCCTTCCCGGCAGTGGAAAAACTTCCTTTGCGGAACTACTTTCCGAAGGAGGAAAGTATCCTGTATTTTCAGTGGATTCTTATTTTACCAACAAAGATACCGGAGAGTATCTATTTAATTACAAAGAGAACCATCTTGCTTATAAGGAATGTGAAAACAATACAAAACAAGCGATGCAATCCTCAGTCGAAAAGATATTTATAGATCATACATTCACTTTGGATTGGGAAATTGAACCTTATTTCAAATTGGCATCTAGCTACGGTTATTTGGTGTTCGCATTCACTTTGGAAAACAGACATAACGGTGAAAATGTTCACGGACTTACGGATGAACAATTATTGAAAATGGCCAAAAGTTATAAACTGGAATTGTTACCGGAAAGATTGAGAGAGAAAAAGTAA
- a CDS encoding FKBP-type peptidyl-prolyl cis-trans isomerase, with the protein MNMSNSISKGKVVGFSYHLTNSQGATLDKSDEPLLYLHGSGNIIPGLENELEGLVSGDSKKVVVSPENGYGTYDEKLVFQVPKSELPADAELEVGMEFQTDSADGPMVLYLHEVRETDVILNGNHPLAGETLHFDVTIQSIREATKEELKHGHVHGPGGHHHH; encoded by the coding sequence ATGAATATGTCAAATTCAATCAGCAAAGGAAAGGTTGTAGGGTTCTCCTACCATCTTACAAATTCCCAGGGTGCGACTCTGGACAAGTCCGATGAACCACTATTATACCTTCATGGCTCCGGTAATATCATTCCCGGCTTAGAAAATGAATTGGAAGGTTTAGTAAGCGGTGACTCTAAAAAAGTAGTCGTCTCTCCTGAAAATGGTTATGGGACATATGACGAAAAATTGGTTTTCCAAGTGCCCAAAAGCGAACTCCCTGCGGATGCGGAACTGGAAGTAGGTATGGAATTTCAAACGGATTCCGCAGATGGTCCGATGGTTCTTTATTTACATGAAGTTCGGGAAACCGATGTAATTCTTAACGGCAATCACCCGTTAGCCGGAGAAACCCTTCATTTTGACGTAACTATCCAGTCAATTCGAGAGGCGACCAAGGAAGAATTGAAACACGGGCATGTGCATGGGCCGGGCGGACACCACCACCACTGA
- a CDS encoding LIC_11090 family protein: MLFRAQLSLLIAAILLFQAVFLNSGLFGYCLEDGAKICECNHGSRKELHKNPEDEMFSKERVTVSSHDDHKHGAKILPSCHSAKSGETHLCSCKKNKSQASSLRNFHQTWNHQTNSSEVSVQYDILFSVMILSEIPKEGFDPSPFFPPKT, encoded by the coding sequence ATGTTGTTCCGGGCCCAACTTTCCCTTTTGATCGCTGCCATTCTGCTTTTTCAGGCGGTATTCCTGAACAGTGGTCTTTTCGGTTATTGTTTGGAAGACGGCGCGAAAATCTGCGAATGCAATCATGGATCCCGTAAAGAGCTCCATAAAAATCCGGAAGATGAAATGTTTTCCAAAGAAAGAGTGACCGTTTCTTCCCACGACGATCACAAACACGGCGCTAAAATTTTGCCAAGCTGTCATTCTGCAAAGTCGGGAGAAACACATCTTTGTTCTTGCAAAAAGAACAAATCACAAGCTTCCAGTTTGCGGAATTTCCATCAAACTTGGAACCACCAAACAAACTCCTCCGAAGTTTCCGTACAATACGATATCTTATTTTCTGTCATGATCCTTTCCGAAATCCCAAAAGAAGGATTTGATCCTTCTCCTTTTTTCCCACCCAAAACTTAA
- a CDS encoding LIC11086 family outer membrane transporter: MKSNFSNIFSLLFLSLIVLFFNGEMSAHHTGSSDSPNATARFVDPFTGKREKPSNYLVVTQDYYKSTRENSNLFTTTAFAEMNFFGGRFALNAAVPWNYYQQRNREDAARVGKAYVGFKYQPFFDLDKPYFFVIEGSVGFPSGPDTDRFTGGDYYAGAGYLKLGYLYEKWSFVSKLGGIQPLTRPQPNNLQDNDGIPYWLRLPSATPPTPEYEFKKTAILSAYVTYYLMQEISLFTGILYRNPYNGVDFSASKDKLNPQYFTEGSVGFSWNFSEKYNLNLAYRYPFQRDRDYRLYHSAWTFAFSMEWGSD, from the coding sequence ATGAAATCCAATTTTTCAAATATATTTTCCCTCCTTTTCTTATCTCTCATCGTTCTTTTCTTTAACGGCGAAATGTCCGCACATCATACAGGTTCGTCTGACAGTCCTAATGCGACTGCCAGGTTTGTGGATCCTTTTACGGGGAAAAGGGAAAAACCTAGCAATTATTTGGTGGTCACTCAAGACTACTACAAATCGACGAGAGAAAATAGCAATTTGTTCACAACGACTGCATTTGCGGAAATGAATTTTTTCGGAGGAAGGTTCGCTCTGAATGCCGCTGTTCCCTGGAATTATTACCAGCAAAGGAACAGAGAAGATGCAGCAAGGGTAGGCAAAGCGTACGTAGGCTTCAAATACCAACCTTTCTTCGATCTGGACAAACCCTATTTTTTCGTGATCGAAGGATCGGTCGGATTTCCTTCCGGGCCTGATACGGACCGGTTTACGGGAGGGGACTATTATGCAGGCGCAGGTTATTTAAAGTTAGGTTATCTCTACGAAAAATGGTCTTTTGTTTCCAAACTCGGGGGCATTCAACCTTTGACCCGCCCGCAACCGAATAATCTTCAGGACAATGACGGGATTCCCTATTGGTTGCGACTTCCTTCTGCAACCCCACCAACACCGGAATACGAATTCAAAAAAACTGCGATTCTCTCTGCTTATGTTACTTATTATTTGATGCAGGAGATTTCCCTATTCACAGGGATTTTATACCGTAATCCTTATAACGGAGTGGATTTCTCAGCTAGCAAGGATAAGCTGAACCCTCAGTACTTTACGGAAGGTTCCGTCGGGTTCTCTTGGAATTTTTCCGAAAAATACAATTTGAATCTTGCCTATCGGTATCCGTTCCAGAGGGACCGGGACTACAGACTCTATCATTCCGCCTGGACATTTGCCTTTTCCATGGAGTGGGGAAGCGATTGA
- a CDS encoding RNA recognition motif domain-containing protein, which yields MSVNIYVGNLSYDMTEGKLGELFGAHGAVTSAKIITDQYSGRSKGFGFIEMKDAQEADNAIKELNGKNILNREMKVNIAKPKTNNWR from the coding sequence ATGTCAGTAAACATTTACGTTGGTAACCTTTCTTACGATATGACCGAAGGAAAACTCGGCGAACTTTTTGGAGCACACGGTGCTGTAACTTCTGCAAAGATCATCACTGACCAGTACTCTGGAAGATCTAAAGGTTTCGGTTTTATCGAAATGAAAGACGCTCAAGAAGCAGACAATGCGATCAAAGAATTGAACGGTAAAAACATTTTGAACCGTGAGATGAAAGTAAACATCGCAAAACCAAAAACAAACAACTGGAGATAG
- a CDS encoding MbnH family di-heme enzyme, with translation MKLYKALLLLGILSFANACVPDFLDLKKSKNDNNLLLLALALSQGSGWVWNLPPGFPTPTVPSENPMSQAKVDLGRFLFYDKKLSANESMSCSSCHFQNLAFSDGKATPSGITSEAHPRNAQHLSNAAYHPRLTWSNSLLKTLEQQARVPMFSLAPPELGLANEDYLGKLKSDSNYRKLFSAAFGNGDSAVTEQNVRFALASFQRTMISGYSPFDKANNGNRSAMSASATRGASVFNGEVAECFHCHGGFNFTDTTLHTKQTSEEFAYHNNGTHNNAFYDALPLNKQGLKEVTLVNSDQGKFRAPSLRNVGVTFPYMHDGSIMCDDSTNPGHPTGVASGATLETCARNALGKVIDQYTAGGAGTPKHTSIDTTLIRPFSLQPSEKADLINFLLALTDSEFLTDSKFSNPFP, from the coding sequence ATGAAATTATATAAAGCATTATTGTTATTGGGGATTTTGAGTTTTGCAAATGCTTGCGTTCCCGATTTTTTAGATCTCAAAAAATCAAAAAACGATAACAATCTTCTGCTACTTGCTTTGGCCCTCAGTCAAGGTTCCGGTTGGGTTTGGAATTTGCCCCCCGGTTTTCCTACACCTACGGTTCCTTCTGAGAATCCTATGTCTCAAGCCAAAGTGGATTTGGGCAGATTTTTGTTTTATGATAAAAAATTGTCTGCTAACGAATCCATGTCCTGTTCTTCCTGCCATTTCCAAAATCTGGCCTTTTCGGATGGAAAGGCCACTCCTTCCGGAATCACTTCGGAAGCACATCCGAGAAATGCGCAACACCTAAGCAATGCAGCCTACCATCCTCGTCTAACATGGAGTAATTCCCTATTGAAAACTTTAGAACAACAGGCACGTGTTCCCATGTTTTCGTTGGCTCCTCCTGAGCTAGGTCTTGCAAATGAAGATTATTTGGGAAAATTGAAATCGGATTCCAATTATCGGAAATTATTCTCCGCCGCATTCGGGAACGGGGATTCCGCAGTCACCGAACAGAATGTACGGTTTGCTTTGGCAAGTTTTCAAAGAACGATGATTTCCGGTTATTCTCCTTTTGATAAGGCAAATAATGGAAACCGTTCCGCTATGTCCGCATCCGCAACCAGAGGGGCGAGCGTTTTCAACGGGGAAGTTGCGGAGTGTTTTCACTGCCACGGAGGGTTTAATTTTACCGATACGACCCTTCATACGAAACAAACTTCGGAAGAATTCGCTTACCATAATAACGGAACTCATAATAATGCTTTTTATGACGCACTTCCTTTGAATAAGCAGGGACTTAAAGAAGTCACTCTTGTAAATTCGGACCAGGGCAAATTCAGAGCACCTAGTCTTCGTAATGTGGGGGTGACTTTCCCTTATATGCATGACGGAAGTATTATGTGCGATGATTCTACGAATCCGGGTCATCCCACCGGTGTCGCCAGCGGCGCTACACTTGAAACTTGTGCGAGAAATGCATTGGGAAAAGTAATCGATCAATATACTGCAGGCGGAGCGGGCACCCCCAAACACACCAGTATTGATACTACTTTGATCCGTCCTTTTTCTTTGCAGCCATCCGAAAAAGCGGACTTGATCAATTTTCTTTTGGCATTGACCGACTCGGAGTTTTTAACCGATTCCAAGTTTTCCAATCCTTTCCCATGA
- a CDS encoding Na/Pi cotransporter family protein: MNWSLLIQVLGGLGIFIYGMKLLSESLQRVAGERLRSFLSSMTKNRVSAVLSGTLITATIQSSSATTVLVVGFVNAGLMQLTQAVGVIMGANIGTTITAWIVSLLGFKFNIASFALPAIALGMILHFSKKESRSGWGSFLIGFGFLFLGLDYLKSSVPDSAKSPETFQFLQQYTNMGFNTILLFVLIGTLLTIVIQSSSASTTITITLAFSGFIPIDAAYGMILGENIGTTITANLAAIPGNRNAKKAALAHTMFNIIGVIWALVFFKFFTGIVDDMIPGDPLTDKESTRFHISLFHTLFNVTNTFFMIWFVDTLSRFVSWIVDGFGPLKEKERDSIQLLQSGAVKTTELAMVELSEFTKKIIRETYDFFPLIEQILLRPFDPAKAAQVLKKEEELDLVRSQVLTYLNQIQESGVTGSYGKDVLGIMERVKSIEEMGDNFASIARKVKKAHRQKVSLDKPFESAIKEQLDLLKHHYDLLLSNLETSESFDILGNPQIRNQSREYRFEMIRSLKKNESKVRKKKYQKRSNFLPALLYRDVSRNLDNISRFLNTSIYADV; this comes from the coding sequence ATGAATTGGTCTCTTCTTATACAAGTCCTTGGCGGTCTGGGAATTTTTATCTACGGGATGAAACTTCTCAGCGAATCATTACAACGTGTTGCCGGTGAAAGATTACGTTCCTTTCTTTCTTCTATGACAAAAAACAGAGTCTCTGCCGTTTTAAGCGGGACTTTGATTACAGCAACCATTCAGTCTTCTTCTGCCACAACCGTTTTGGTTGTCGGCTTTGTGAATGCTGGACTCATGCAGTTGACCCAAGCGGTCGGTGTCATCATGGGGGCAAACATTGGAACTACGATCACTGCGTGGATTGTCTCCTTATTAGGTTTCAAATTCAACATTGCCTCTTTTGCTTTACCTGCAATCGCACTGGGAATGATTTTGCATTTCTCCAAAAAAGAAAGCAGATCTGGTTGGGGGAGTTTTCTCATCGGTTTCGGATTTTTGTTTTTGGGATTGGATTATTTGAAATCATCCGTTCCCGATTCTGCAAAAAGCCCGGAAACATTCCAATTCTTGCAACAATATACGAATATGGGATTCAATACGATCCTCTTATTTGTATTGATCGGAACCCTGTTAACAATCGTAATTCAATCTTCTTCCGCTTCCACAACCATTACGATCACTCTTGCATTTTCGGGATTTATACCGATTGATGCGGCTTATGGTATGATCTTAGGTGAAAACATCGGAACCACCATCACCGCCAATCTAGCAGCCATACCGGGCAACCGAAATGCCAAAAAAGCCGCATTAGCACACACTATGTTTAATATAATCGGTGTTATTTGGGCATTGGTCTTTTTCAAATTTTTCACAGGTATTGTGGATGATATGATTCCCGGAGATCCTTTGACAGACAAAGAATCCACCAGATTTCATATTTCCCTTTTCCATACTCTTTTCAATGTTACAAATACCTTTTTTATGATTTGGTTTGTGGACACTTTGTCCCGATTTGTAAGCTGGATTGTGGATGGATTCGGACCGCTTAAGGAAAAAGAAAGAGATTCGATTCAACTTTTGCAATCCGGTGCCGTAAAAACAACTGAACTCGCCATGGTGGAACTTTCCGAGTTTACTAAAAAAATCATTCGGGAGACTTACGATTTTTTCCCGCTTATAGAACAGATTCTACTTCGTCCTTTTGATCCCGCAAAAGCGGCTCAAGTCCTTAAAAAAGAAGAGGAATTGGATCTGGTTCGTTCTCAAGTTCTTACCTACCTCAACCAAATCCAGGAATCCGGTGTTACCGGAAGTTACGGAAAAGATGTGCTCGGGATTATGGAACGTGTGAAATCCATCGAAGAGATGGGTGATAACTTTGCATCTATCGCACGTAAGGTGAAAAAGGCTCATAGACAGAAAGTATCTTTGGACAAACCTTTCGAATCCGCAATCAAAGAGCAATTGGATTTGCTCAAGCACCATTATGACCTGTTGCTTTCCAATTTGGAAACGAGCGAGTCTTTTGATATTTTAGGAAATCCTCAGATCCGAAACCAGAGTCGTGAATATCGTTTTGAAATGATCCGTTCTTTGAAAAAGAACGAGAGCAAAGTCAGAAAGAAAAAGTATCAAAAGAGATCCAATTTTCTACCTGCACTACTCTATCGTGATGTTTCCAGAAACTTGGACAATATTTCTCGTTTTCTAAACACTTCGATTTATGCGGATGTTTAA